In one window of Falco cherrug isolate bFalChe1 chromosome 12, bFalChe1.pri, whole genome shotgun sequence DNA:
- the ELOVL1 gene encoding elongation of very long chain fatty acids protein 1: protein MEGIVTMYQDFMKKADPRIADYPLMQSPFLVMGILLAYVYFVLSLGPRLMANRKPLNLKKFMVLYNFFLVGLSLYIVYEFLMAGWLTGYTWRCDPVDFSQDPKALRMVSVAWLFVFSKFIELTDTVIFVLRKKNEQVTFLHLFHHSVLPWSWWWGAKFGPGGMGSFHAMINSMVHVVMYFYYGLSAAGPAFQKYLWWKKHITAIQLAQFVIVSVHISQYYFMPSCQYQFPIFIHLIWIYGTIFFILFSNFWYQSYTKGKRLPRVAQQAAQHNGSSIHENGTVTNGKVKAN, encoded by the exons ATGGAGGGGATTGTGACCATGTATCAGGACTTCATGAAGAAAGCAG ACCCCCGCATTGCTGATTATCCACTGATGCAGTCCCCGTTCCTTGTGATGGGCATCCTTCTGGCATATGTCTACTTTGTACTGTCCTTGGGTCCCCGGCTAATGGCCAACAGGAAGCCTTTAAACCTGAAAAAGTTCATGGTCCTGTACAACTTCTTTCTGGTGGGGCTGTCACTCTACATAGTCTATGAG TTCCTGATGGCAGGGTGGCTTACTGGGTACACGTGGCGATGTGACCCTGTGGACTTCTCGCAGGACCCCAAGGCCCTCAGG ATGGTCAGTGTTGCTTGGCTCTTTGTCTTCTCCAAGTTCATCGAACTGACTGACACG GTGATCTTTGTCCTGCGGAAGAAGAATGAACAGGTCACATTCCTGCACCTCTTCCACCACTCTGTTCTGCCTTGGAGCTGGTGGTGGGGAGCAAAATTTGGTCCAG GGGGAATGGGTTCATTCCATGCCATGATCAATTCCATGGTGCATGTTGTCATGTACTTCTACTATGGGCTCTcagcagcaggacctgcctttcagaAGTACCTGTGGTGGAAGAAGCACATCACAGCCATCCAGCTG GCACAGTTTGTGATTGTCTCCGTCCACATCTCCCAGTATTACTTCATGCCCAGCTGCCAGTACCAGTTCCCCATCTTCATCCATCTCATCTGGATTTATGGGACCatcttcttcatcctcttctccAACTTTTGGTACCAGTCCTACACCAAGGGCAAACGGTTGCCCAGGGTGGCTCAGCAAGCAGCCCAGCACAACGGTAGCAGCATTCATGAGAACGGCACTGTCACCAATGGCAAGGTCAAAGCCAACTAG